In Rutidosis leptorrhynchoides isolate AG116_Rl617_1_P2 chromosome 2, CSIRO_AGI_Rlap_v1, whole genome shotgun sequence, one genomic interval encodes:
- the LOC139893741 gene encoding uncharacterized protein isoform X1, whose translation MYHEKKKRVTQVEKEISIEERYDLIKQKLSEKFDFAYRAVTDVSNKRKELIRKRRKVVEELNIASEKYKEMEKELEEAVESEDFETAERVSDSLASAEKNKEILLIALREAEAERDEVDIKMQEVLEQRIVIEEECAALLESFAADADRDADSVISNAETKTSKEMEMWFSLYEALEMKKMEVEVENWLMLQVLDDSIDHVIKDDKEESQHLYKKKKILEQELQELLNLVKLKQAEISENDSKIEYVEKKMADAVSSFHEAQMNIHSKSESLQSGLSQFELENDDLTRKKKEIDDFHLQEETRGSKIKDFGRISADEARMYQENINLLKVLIDYISKSREDKIRLAKKEQDLFDDVQILKQDIASVRASLQDLSSSKSEMQQAIESSKQSLLFLHKRVPEIESEKRVAATVRNFKEAARIANEAKALYVEKETLQLKIQQAMTDLKTLEDEVNNNVERLQEKEQTISLMEKELEIVRYEIDDEVHVNGHVSSLLDMLHGKALKSLEKLESPKLLSYPHDDRQKSEVQLEVTTKGKEKFDENGTRKFPITLKDNNALPIIIITDSPPKLQVELPKKKCAFQMSAPEDSYEMDDEVYVNNGHVSSSLVDHNKPESTSTPNKPIIEIPVLQEGSNSCALVKNNTPLVLSEVAKSPAMVENNNPEVSKIPERTELKEAEDNKSCPKTDVSEHQGIGGLRLSTFPPLTTTAQTSLLSQSTLQKETVALVRDSSFSPITENSSPFVFSVKHNSNSDLKALDSTSVFTSVPKIDLVEDLISKKDQNGNDLKSENIFGNAVSSTCEIPAPKSSGSSFLFSTVTEDSSTPTAAPSSNPPAFPSFTIYPPFNVFGFGSITSPSTTSGAETVNTNTTGNNLLNSIMTTTSPFSTSFATTTTTTTTGSSL comes from the exons ATGTACCACGAGAAGAAGAAGAGGGTAACACAAGTTGAAAAGGAGATTTCGATTGAGGAGAGATATGATTTGATTAAGCAAAAGCTTTCTGAGAAGTTTGATTTTGCTTATAGAGCAGTGACTGATGTGTCCAATAAGCGGAAGGAATTGATTAGGAAGAGAAGGAAAGTTGTGGAGGAGTTGAACATTGCGTCGGAAAAGTATAAGGAAATGGAGAAGGAGTTGGAGGAAGCTGTCGAGAGTGAGGATTTCGAGACTGCTGAACGGGTTAGTGATAGTCTTGCATCGGCGGAGAAGAATAAGGAGATTCTTTTGATTGCACTTAGAGAAGCTGAAGCGGAACGTGATGAAGTTGATATTAAAATGCAAGAGGTTTTGGAGCAACGGATTGTAATCGAGGAGGAATGTGCGGCTCTGCTAGAAAGCTTTGCAGCG GATGCTGATCGTGATGCGGATTCTGTTATATCAAATGCCGAAACTAAGACATCAAAAGAAATGGAGATGTGGTTTTCCTTATACGAAGCTTTAGAGATGAAGAAAATGGAAGTGGAAGTCGAAAACTGGCTGATGCTTCAAGTGTTAGATGATTCAATTGACCATGTAATTAAGGACGACAAAGAAGAAAGTCAACATCTTTACAAGAAAAAAAAGATCTTAGAACAGGAATTGCAAGAATTACTTAATTTAGTCAAACTGAAACAAGCAGAAATATCAGAGAACGATTCCAAAATTGAATATGTTGAGAAAAAAATGGCTGATGCTGTCTCTAGTTTTCACGAGGCTCAAATGAACATTCACTCAAAATCTGAAAGTCTTCAATCGGGCCTCTCTCAATTCGAACTAGAAAATGATGATTTGACCAGAAAAAAGAAGGAAATTGATGATTTTCATCTTCAGGAAGAAACTAGAGGCTCGAAAATTAAAGATTTCGGTCGAATTTCTGCCGATGAAGCTCGTATGTATCAAGAAAACATAAACTTGCTTAAGGTTTTAATTGATTATATCTCAAAATCACGAGAAGATAAAATTAGGTTAGCTAAGAAAGAGCAGGATTTGTTTGATGATGTCCAAATTCTCAAACAAGATATAGCTTCTGTCAGAGCTTCTCTTCAG GATCTATCTTCATCAAAATCTGAAATGCAGCAGGCAATTGAATCTTCCAAACAGAGTCTTCTTTTTTTACACAAAAGAGTCCCCGAGATAGAATCTGAAAAGCGAGTGGCGGCTACTGTTAGAAATTTCAAAGAAGCAGCACGAATAGCCAACGAGGCAAAGGCATTGTATGTTGAAAAAGAAACTCTGCAACTCAAAATACAGCAAGCCATGACCGATCTTAAGACGTTAGAAGACGAAGTCAACAACAATGTGGAGAGATTACAAGAAAAGGAACAAACTATTTCATTAATGGAGAAGGAATTAGAAATTGTTAGATATGAAATCGATGATGAAGTTCATGTTAATGGGCATGTGTCCTCTCTATTAGATATGCTCCATGGGAAGGCTCTTAAAAGCTTAGAGAAACTGGAGTCACCGAAATTACTTTCTTACCCTCATGATGATAGACAGAAATCAGAGGTTCAACTCGAGGTGACCACTAAAGGCAAAGAAAAATTTGATGAAAATGGAACAAGAAAGTTCCCGATTACGTTAAAAGATAATAATGCGCTGCCAATTATCATAATTACTGATTCGCCCCCAAAGCTTCAAGTGGAACTACCTAAAAAGAAATGTGCTTTTCAGATGAGTGCACCAGAGGATTCATATGAGATGGATGATGAAGTTTATGTTAATAATGGACATGTGTCATCTTCATTGGTTGATCATAATAAACCAGAGTCTACTTCAACACCAAACAAACCTATTATTGAAATCCCGGTACTTCAAGAAGGATCAAATAGTTGTGCATTGGTCAAAAATAATACGCCACTAGTGTTATCTGAGGTTGCTAAAAGTCCTGCGATGGTCGAAAATAATAACCCCGAAGTTTCTAAAATTCCAGAACGGACCGAGTTAAAAGAAGCTGAAGATAATAAATCATGTCCAAAAACTGATGTTAGTGAGCATCAAGGAATCGGGGGGCTTAGGTTGTCTACGTTTCCTCCACTTACTACAACCGCACAAACAAGTTTGCTTTCACAATCAACCTTGCAAAAGGAGACAGTGGCTTTAGTAAGGGATTCGAGTTTCTCCCCAATCACTGAAAACTCATCTCCATTCGTGTTTTCTGTTAAACATAATTCTAATTCAGATCTGAAAGCACTCGATTCAACcag TGTGTTTACTTCAGTCCCAAAGATTGATCTTGTAGAAGATTTAATATCCAAAAAGGATCAAAATGGGAACGATCTGAAATCGGAAAATATATTTGGGAATGCAGTGTCTTCAACTTGTGAAATTCCTGCACCTAAATCAAGCGGTAGTAGTTTTCTGTTTAGCACCGTAACAGAGGACTCAAGTACTCCAACCGCAGCACCTTCTTCAAATCCCCCTGCTTTTCCTTCATTCACTATTTATCCACCGTTTAATGTTTTTGGGTTTGGGTCTATTACTTCACCATCAACAACTTCAGGGGCTGAAACTGTAAATACCAATACTACAGGCAACAACCTACTAAATTCCATCATGACGACAACTTCACCTTTTTCTACATCCTTTGCCACAactacaaccaccaccaccaccggaagTAGCCTATGA
- the LOC139893741 gene encoding uncharacterized protein isoform X2 has product MEMWFSLYEALEMKKMEVEVENWLMLQVLDDSIDHVIKDDKEESQHLYKKKKILEQELQELLNLVKLKQAEISENDSKIEYVEKKMADAVSSFHEAQMNIHSKSESLQSGLSQFELENDDLTRKKKEIDDFHLQEETRGSKIKDFGRISADEARMYQENINLLKVLIDYISKSREDKIRLAKKEQDLFDDVQILKQDIASVRASLQDLSSSKSEMQQAIESSKQSLLFLHKRVPEIESEKRVAATVRNFKEAARIANEAKALYVEKETLQLKIQQAMTDLKTLEDEVNNNVERLQEKEQTISLMEKELEIVRYEIDDEVHVNGHVSSLLDMLHGKALKSLEKLESPKLLSYPHDDRQKSEVQLEVTTKGKEKFDENGTRKFPITLKDNNALPIIIITDSPPKLQVELPKKKCAFQMSAPEDSYEMDDEVYVNNGHVSSSLVDHNKPESTSTPNKPIIEIPVLQEGSNSCALVKNNTPLVLSEVAKSPAMVENNNPEVSKIPERTELKEAEDNKSCPKTDVSEHQGIGGLRLSTFPPLTTTAQTSLLSQSTLQKETVALVRDSSFSPITENSSPFVFSVKHNSNSDLKALDSTSVFTSVPKIDLVEDLISKKDQNGNDLKSENIFGNAVSSTCEIPAPKSSGSSFLFSTVTEDSSTPTAAPSSNPPAFPSFTIYPPFNVFGFGSITSPSTTSGAETVNTNTTGNNLLNSIMTTTSPFSTSFATTTTTTTTGSSL; this is encoded by the exons ATGGAGATGTGGTTTTCCTTATACGAAGCTTTAGAGATGAAGAAAATGGAAGTGGAAGTCGAAAACTGGCTGATGCTTCAAGTGTTAGATGATTCAATTGACCATGTAATTAAGGACGACAAAGAAGAAAGTCAACATCTTTACAAGAAAAAAAAGATCTTAGAACAGGAATTGCAAGAATTACTTAATTTAGTCAAACTGAAACAAGCAGAAATATCAGAGAACGATTCCAAAATTGAATATGTTGAGAAAAAAATGGCTGATGCTGTCTCTAGTTTTCACGAGGCTCAAATGAACATTCACTCAAAATCTGAAAGTCTTCAATCGGGCCTCTCTCAATTCGAACTAGAAAATGATGATTTGACCAGAAAAAAGAAGGAAATTGATGATTTTCATCTTCAGGAAGAAACTAGAGGCTCGAAAATTAAAGATTTCGGTCGAATTTCTGCCGATGAAGCTCGTATGTATCAAGAAAACATAAACTTGCTTAAGGTTTTAATTGATTATATCTCAAAATCACGAGAAGATAAAATTAGGTTAGCTAAGAAAGAGCAGGATTTGTTTGATGATGTCCAAATTCTCAAACAAGATATAGCTTCTGTCAGAGCTTCTCTTCAG GATCTATCTTCATCAAAATCTGAAATGCAGCAGGCAATTGAATCTTCCAAACAGAGTCTTCTTTTTTTACACAAAAGAGTCCCCGAGATAGAATCTGAAAAGCGAGTGGCGGCTACTGTTAGAAATTTCAAAGAAGCAGCACGAATAGCCAACGAGGCAAAGGCATTGTATGTTGAAAAAGAAACTCTGCAACTCAAAATACAGCAAGCCATGACCGATCTTAAGACGTTAGAAGACGAAGTCAACAACAATGTGGAGAGATTACAAGAAAAGGAACAAACTATTTCATTAATGGAGAAGGAATTAGAAATTGTTAGATATGAAATCGATGATGAAGTTCATGTTAATGGGCATGTGTCCTCTCTATTAGATATGCTCCATGGGAAGGCTCTTAAAAGCTTAGAGAAACTGGAGTCACCGAAATTACTTTCTTACCCTCATGATGATAGACAGAAATCAGAGGTTCAACTCGAGGTGACCACTAAAGGCAAAGAAAAATTTGATGAAAATGGAACAAGAAAGTTCCCGATTACGTTAAAAGATAATAATGCGCTGCCAATTATCATAATTACTGATTCGCCCCCAAAGCTTCAAGTGGAACTACCTAAAAAGAAATGTGCTTTTCAGATGAGTGCACCAGAGGATTCATATGAGATGGATGATGAAGTTTATGTTAATAATGGACATGTGTCATCTTCATTGGTTGATCATAATAAACCAGAGTCTACTTCAACACCAAACAAACCTATTATTGAAATCCCGGTACTTCAAGAAGGATCAAATAGTTGTGCATTGGTCAAAAATAATACGCCACTAGTGTTATCTGAGGTTGCTAAAAGTCCTGCGATGGTCGAAAATAATAACCCCGAAGTTTCTAAAATTCCAGAACGGACCGAGTTAAAAGAAGCTGAAGATAATAAATCATGTCCAAAAACTGATGTTAGTGAGCATCAAGGAATCGGGGGGCTTAGGTTGTCTACGTTTCCTCCACTTACTACAACCGCACAAACAAGTTTGCTTTCACAATCAACCTTGCAAAAGGAGACAGTGGCTTTAGTAAGGGATTCGAGTTTCTCCCCAATCACTGAAAACTCATCTCCATTCGTGTTTTCTGTTAAACATAATTCTAATTCAGATCTGAAAGCACTCGATTCAACcag TGTGTTTACTTCAGTCCCAAAGATTGATCTTGTAGAAGATTTAATATCCAAAAAGGATCAAAATGGGAACGATCTGAAATCGGAAAATATATTTGGGAATGCAGTGTCTTCAACTTGTGAAATTCCTGCACCTAAATCAAGCGGTAGTAGTTTTCTGTTTAGCACCGTAACAGAGGACTCAAGTACTCCAACCGCAGCACCTTCTTCAAATCCCCCTGCTTTTCCTTCATTCACTATTTATCCACCGTTTAATGTTTTTGGGTTTGGGTCTATTACTTCACCATCAACAACTTCAGGGGCTGAAACTGTAAATACCAATACTACAGGCAACAACCTACTAAATTCCATCATGACGACAACTTCACCTTTTTCTACATCCTTTGCCACAactacaaccaccaccaccaccggaagTAGCCTATGA